One part of the Coffea eugenioides isolate CCC68of chromosome 10, Ceug_1.0, whole genome shotgun sequence genome encodes these proteins:
- the LOC113748908 gene encoding FCS-Like Zinc finger 5, which produces MLLGKRQRPPMKRTTSMTEFSLDLSITTVDGGGGGVNGGVNVSQQFDPNNPCKGLDQRFMAAAAVSPSPSPRPRNLRRNSVDFTTETAHFLRACSLCKRRLIPGRDIYMYRGDSAFCSLECRQQQMNQDERKEKCSFVASKKDATNVATGSKVSTKGETVAAV; this is translated from the exons atgttgttaGGAAAGAGGCAACGTCCACCAATGAAGAGGACTACAAGTATGACAGAATTTAGTCTGGATCTTAGCATCACCACAGTGGACGGCGGTGGTGGTGGTGTAAATGGTGGTGTTAACGTCTCTCAGCAGTTTGATCCTAACAATCCATGTAAGGGCTTGGATCAAAGGTTCATGGCAGCTGCTGCAGTCTCACCATCACCCTCACCAAGGCCAAGAAACCTTAGGCGGAATTCAGTAGATTTTACTACTGAAACTGCTCATTTCTTGAGGGCTTGTTCTCTTTGCAAACGCCGTCTGATTCCTGGCCGTGATATCTACATGTATAG AGGCGATAGTGCATTTTGCAGTCTAGAGTGTAGACAGCAGCAGATGAATCAAGACGAAAGAAAAGAGAAGTGCTCATTTGTGGCATCCAAGAAGGATGCTACAAACGTAGCCACAGGATCCAAAGTCTCCACCAAAGGCGAGACTGTCGCTGCCGTGTAG